A portion of the Bdellovibrionota bacterium genome contains these proteins:
- a CDS encoding PaaI family thioesterase — MTNLQEQYAPQSICFGCGPANKKGLQIKSRVEGEEVLATWTAEKHHEAFDGMLSGGITGTLLDCHSNWTAAYSLMKQSGASKVPTTVTADYHVKMLRPVPTSGPVTLRAKAVEMKEDRAVVEASLEAGGKICATCRGTFVAVKPGHPAYGRW; from the coding sequence GTGACGAATCTTCAGGAACAGTACGCCCCCCAAAGCATTTGTTTCGGCTGCGGACCCGCGAACAAAAAGGGGCTTCAAATCAAAAGCCGCGTGGAAGGGGAGGAGGTTTTGGCTACCTGGACGGCGGAAAAACACCACGAGGCGTTCGACGGAATGCTGAGCGGCGGGATCACGGGAACGCTTCTCGATTGCCACAGCAATTGGACGGCGGCTTACTCTTTGATGAAGCAGTCCGGGGCGTCGAAAGTTCCGACGACCGTGACGGCCGATTATCACGTCAAGATGCTGCGACCGGTTCCGACAAGCGGACCGGTGACGTTGCGAGCCAAAGCGGTGGAAATGAAAGAAGACCGCGCCGTCGTCGAAGCATCGCTCGAAGCGGGCGGCAAAATTTGCGCAACGTGCCGCGGGACATTTGTGGCCGTGAAACCGGGACATCCGGCGTACGGAAGATGGTAA
- a CDS encoding YceI family protein: MVKTALTLLVLLPSAAWAEMWTVRLDPAATSIQFILGATMHKVNGTFKLKEGEIRFDSKTGKAEGKIAVDAASGDTKNKGRDKKMHKEVLESASYPDFVFVPERIDRPFSPPEKAEFNLQGTLSVHGGTHAVTLPVSVEFKDGKLHARTSFDIPYVEWGMKDPGVFILRVDKKVSVTVEASADLRN, from the coding sequence ATGGTAAAGACCGCGCTGACCCTTCTTGTGCTTCTACCCTCCGCCGCGTGGGCGGAAATGTGGACCGTTCGGCTCGATCCCGCGGCGACGTCGATTCAATTCATTTTAGGCGCGACGATGCACAAGGTGAACGGGACGTTTAAACTTAAGGAAGGCGAGATCCGCTTCGATTCCAAAACGGGAAAGGCCGAAGGCAAAATAGCGGTGGATGCCGCAAGCGGAGATACGAAGAACAAAGGAAGAGACAAGAAAATGCACAAGGAGGTCCTCGAGTCCGCGAGCTATCCGGATTTTGTCTTTGTTCCCGAACGAATCGATCGGCCTTTTTCACCGCCCGAAAAAGCTGAATTCAACCTTCAAGGGACCCTCAGTGTTCATGGGGGAACGCACGCGGTGACGCTTCCGGTGAGCGTAGAGTTTAAGGACGGAAAACTGCACGCAAGAACGAGTTTTGATATTCCTTACGTGGAATGGGGGATGAAGGACCCCGGCGTCTTCATCCTCCGCGTGGATAAAAAGGTCTCCGTCACCGTCGAGGCATCGGCGGATTTGAGGAATTAG
- a CDS encoding response regulator, with the protein MSANQVEVKLRGAKSLKGLRVLVVDDEEDGRVALAECLKTYGIEVITAASAREALQSLSRYRPDVLVSDIGMPGEDGCSLMRDVRSLPKDRGGDTPSLALTAYAAETDVQLALSEGYQAHVPKPVDVTKLTEAISDLLSDYSRDARRNNTESNSSNPPMPRR; encoded by the coding sequence ATGTCAGCGAATCAAGTTGAAGTGAAACTGCGCGGCGCTAAGAGCCTGAAGGGTTTGCGTGTACTGGTTGTGGACGACGAAGAAGACGGAAGGGTTGCGCTCGCGGAATGCCTCAAGACCTATGGGATCGAAGTCATAACTGCGGCATCGGCGCGCGAAGCCCTTCAATCGCTTTCGAGATACAGACCGGATGTCCTTGTGAGCGATATCGGAATGCCGGGGGAGGACGGCTGCTCGCTCATGCGCGATGTGAGAAGCCTGCCGAAGGATCGTGGCGGGGACACGCCGTCTCTGGCGCTGACGGCGTACGCCGCCGAAACGGACGTCCAACTCGCTCTTTCAGAGGGATACCAAGCCCATGTACCTAAACCCGTTGATGTGACGAAACTTACGGAGGCGATCTCCGACTTGCTTTCAGATTATTCTAGGGACGCGAGACGAAATAACACTGAATCTAATTCCTCAAATCCGCCGATGCCTCGACGGTGA
- a CDS encoding chemotaxis protein CheB: MKKEDFPIVGIGASAGGLEALQELISAIPKGTHMAFVVIQHFDPTHARATAEILARATKMPVSAIKNNLRVEPRHVYVIQPNTVVTLSSGVLKSSVRPKLHPEPPDAIDIFFKSLADDQKERAIGIILSGTGSDGTSGIRAIKGTGGIAIAQEPKSAASAGMPQSAVSSGVIDIVAPPRDIAHELARMSSRLQTRDLFFETLSHELRTPLNSILLWAQMIRRGMANPEQVKRAAEMIEQSAKAQEKLIDDLLDVSRIMSGKLSLEKVDVELRTVVQKALESIRPATKLRFKYPAQG, encoded by the coding sequence TTGAAAAAAGAAGACTTTCCTATCGTCGGAATCGGAGCTTCGGCGGGCGGCCTGGAAGCTTTGCAAGAGTTAATCTCGGCGATTCCCAAAGGGACGCATATGGCATTCGTGGTGATCCAGCACTTCGATCCCACGCACGCCAGGGCAACGGCAGAAATCCTGGCTCGGGCCACAAAGATGCCCGTCTCCGCCATTAAGAACAACCTGCGCGTCGAGCCCCGCCATGTGTATGTCATTCAACCCAACACCGTGGTCACCCTTTCGTCCGGAGTCTTGAAATCGTCGGTCCGGCCGAAGTTGCATCCAGAACCTCCCGACGCGATCGATATTTTTTTTAAATCCCTCGCCGATGATCAGAAGGAAAGGGCCATCGGCATCATCCTTTCGGGAACAGGTTCCGACGGCACGAGCGGAATACGGGCGATCAAGGGGACCGGGGGGATCGCCATCGCGCAGGAACCGAAGTCCGCCGCATCCGCCGGCATGCCTCAGAGCGCCGTCTCGTCGGGAGTGATCGACATCGTGGCTCCTCCGCGGGATATCGCGCATGAATTAGCGCGTATGTCGAGCCGCCTCCAAACGAGGGATCTCTTTTTTGAGACTCTTTCGCACGAATTGCGTACGCCGCTCAACTCGATTCTGCTCTGGGCGCAAATGATCCGTCGGGGAATGGCGAATCCGGAACAAGTAAAAAGAGCGGCCGAAATGATCGAGCAGTCCGCCAAAGCGCAGGAAAAATTGATCGACGATCTGCTCGACGTGTCGCGGATCATGTCGGGTAAGCTTTCGTTGGAAAAAGTCGACGTGGAACTGCGCACCGTTGTTCAAAAGGCGCTCGAATCCATACGACCGGCGACCAAGTTGAGATTCAAGTATCCGGCTCAGGGATAG
- a CDS encoding lysine exporter LysO family protein, with protein sequence MSVLLVGLLLGLGAGTFGTRCGKGGGHFVRGAEKSLLPSVALLVFTVGFSFGTRQPFTWELGLLALKAFFLAAAAMVGSAFMAVFVQHFLFRRLFRLRDTPLFATEGARLSFSRAGLGRELLVSMLPIGGALLLGAGVAWSGLVLIPRSWVQGLIGYAIFLVVFFSGAAIGADRAVWINFRKAGPFILLLPLSNVIGTIAGALFVVLFLPGMDVREAIAACSGFGYYTLSSVLVGMYAGPTLALVTLLVNLLRETMSIALSPGIARVFGPLGPIATAGASSMNSALGVISLCSGRQYAFLAVVNGVVLSLMVPILITLIFS encoded by the coding sequence ATGAGTGTATTACTTGTAGGACTTCTGTTGGGTCTTGGAGCGGGGACGTTCGGGACACGATGCGGCAAAGGAGGCGGGCATTTTGTCCGCGGGGCAGAAAAGAGCCTGCTGCCGTCGGTCGCATTACTCGTCTTCACCGTGGGATTTTCATTTGGGACAAGGCAACCGTTTACATGGGAACTCGGACTACTTGCCCTTAAAGCCTTCTTCCTCGCGGCAGCCGCGATGGTTGGGAGTGCGTTCATGGCGGTCTTCGTGCAGCATTTCCTGTTTCGAAGATTATTCCGATTGCGCGACACTCCTCTTTTTGCTACCGAGGGCGCCCGGCTTTCTTTTTCTCGAGCGGGTTTGGGTCGAGAATTGCTTGTTTCGATGTTGCCGATTGGAGGCGCTCTGCTGTTGGGCGCCGGTGTCGCGTGGAGCGGTTTAGTCCTCATACCGAGATCGTGGGTCCAAGGTCTGATCGGCTACGCGATTTTTCTCGTGGTGTTTTTCAGCGGCGCAGCGATTGGAGCGGACCGAGCGGTCTGGATAAACTTTCGGAAAGCCGGACCTTTCATTCTTCTATTGCCCCTCTCCAACGTCATCGGCACGATTGCAGGCGCTTTGTTTGTGGTTTTGTTTCTGCCCGGAATGGATGTCCGCGAAGCGATCGCCGCGTGTTCGGGCTTCGGCTATTACACTCTTTCTTCCGTGCTTGTGGGGATGTATGCGGGTCCGACTCTCGCCTTGGTCACGCTTCTTGTAAATCTCCTTCGAGAGACGATGAGCATTGCACTGTCTCCGGGCATCGCCCGCGTATTCGGACCTCTGGGGCCTATTGCCACAGCGGGCGCTTCAAGCATGAATTCCGCTTTGGGCGTCATCTCCCTTTGCTCGGGGAGGCAATACGCCTTTCTCGCCGTTGTGAATGGTGTCGTCTTGTCGCTGATGGTGCCGATCTTGATTACATTGATATTCTCTTAA
- a CDS encoding sigma-54 dependent transcriptional regulator, with product MNFTVPKEIRFQDEGKVDDRRSPNRGEVFVIDDDRNTLSALEAAYVSQQYDVRAFSDAISALAELGERKRAGAPECDLIVCDLVLPQMDGIELVRRLKQNGVEVPVIVITGHGSREIGVRAMQAGVFDYVVKPVNLLELEVLSDRAIRLDRMRRGYQYLRQHFERPWKTGEMIGKSHLMQQVFLLVEQVSFTSSNVLITGESGTGKELLARMIHSKSSRGNQPFVAVNCSAIPETLLESELFGHVKGAFTGASQERIGLFQEANGGTLFLDEIGDMPLIIQGKVLRAVQDRKIRSLGENRLRSVDVRLIAATHRDLRKEVQEGRFREDLYYRICVIPIEIPPLRERSEDIPLLAEHFLAHYVAINQRNIKGFTKEAMAKLLRLGWEGNVRELQNAIERAVVLCRTTLIDESDLQTAQSRDAGTRISTLFSDMVTLPQLEREYVKYVLHQTSNRKEQAAKILGIDRKTLYRKVREYSA from the coding sequence ATGAATTTCACGGTCCCGAAGGAAATCAGATTCCAAGACGAAGGGAAGGTGGACGATAGACGTTCACCCAATCGGGGCGAAGTATTTGTGATCGACGATGATCGCAACACGCTATCCGCATTGGAAGCGGCCTATGTTTCACAACAATACGACGTTCGCGCATTTTCGGATGCGATCAGCGCTCTTGCGGAGTTGGGTGAAAGAAAGAGGGCGGGCGCTCCGGAATGCGATTTGATCGTCTGCGATTTGGTGCTTCCGCAAATGGATGGGATCGAGTTGGTCCGCCGTTTGAAACAGAATGGCGTGGAGGTCCCCGTCATCGTCATCACCGGCCACGGGAGCAGGGAAATCGGGGTCCGGGCGATGCAGGCTGGAGTGTTCGACTACGTCGTGAAGCCAGTCAACCTTCTGGAACTGGAAGTGCTCTCCGACCGCGCCATCCGTCTGGACCGCATGCGTCGCGGTTACCAGTACCTGCGTCAGCATTTCGAACGACCGTGGAAAACGGGCGAGATGATCGGCAAAAGCCATCTCATGCAACAGGTTTTTCTCCTGGTTGAACAGGTCTCCTTCACCTCCTCCAACGTGTTGATCACGGGCGAAAGCGGAACAGGCAAGGAATTACTGGCCCGAATGATCCACTCGAAAAGCTCCCGCGGGAATCAACCGTTCGTAGCCGTCAACTGTTCCGCCATTCCGGAAACGCTTCTGGAATCCGAGCTGTTCGGGCACGTTAAAGGCGCCTTCACCGGAGCTTCGCAAGAACGGATCGGACTCTTTCAAGAGGCGAACGGAGGAACTCTTTTCCTTGATGAAATTGGCGACATGCCGCTCATTATTCAGGGAAAAGTGCTCCGGGCTGTCCAAGACAGGAAGATCCGGTCGCTGGGTGAAAACCGCCTACGAAGCGTCGACGTGCGATTGATCGCGGCCACACACAGAGACTTGCGAAAGGAAGTTCAGGAAGGAAGGTTCCGGGAAGATCTGTACTATCGGATTTGCGTGATTCCAATCGAGATCCCCCCCCTTCGCGAACGGAGTGAAGACATCCCCCTGCTGGCCGAACACTTTCTCGCTCATTACGTGGCGATCAATCAAAGGAACATTAAAGGATTCACAAAGGAAGCGATGGCGAAGCTCCTTCGGCTCGGTTGGGAGGGGAATGTTCGCGAACTTCAGAACGCCATCGAAAGGGCCGTTGTCTTGTGCCGAACCACGCTCATCGACGAATCGGATCTTCAAACGGCGCAATCCCGGGATGCGGGAACCAGGATCTCCACGCTTTTTTCGGACATGGTCACCCTGCCTCAACTCGAAAGGGAATACGTGAAATACGTACTTCATCAGACGAGTAACCGGAAAGAACAGGCGGCCAAGATCCTCGGAATCGACCGAAAAACACTCTATCGAAAAGTAAGGGAATACAGCGCCTAA